A single window of Agromyces aureus DNA harbors:
- a CDS encoding amidohydrolase family protein, with protein MTDIIDAHQHVWDLERAVYAWLTPEAGVLHRTIELDEVLPEFAVAGVTGTVLVQSADNDDDTDHMFEVAAREPLVQGIVGYVPLHEPARAAERLADLQRRPRFCGVRNLIHDRPDAHWLRRPDVDESLGLLAAAGVPFDVVGVLPEHLEAVLAISERHPELDLVIDHLNKPPIGAAATATDAWQTWASLLARVAENPRVRGKVSGLYASTGDPASWTVDTIRPVFDHALDVFGPDRLMYGGDWPVSLIAGGYTRVWQGISELVADLTETERTDILAGTARRFYSLPHLEVLDD; from the coding sequence ATGACCGACATCATCGACGCCCACCAGCACGTGTGGGATCTCGAACGGGCCGTGTACGCCTGGCTCACGCCCGAGGCGGGCGTGCTGCATCGCACGATCGAGCTCGACGAGGTGCTGCCGGAGTTCGCCGTCGCGGGCGTCACGGGCACGGTGCTCGTACAGTCGGCCGACAACGACGACGACACCGACCACATGTTCGAGGTCGCCGCCCGCGAGCCGCTCGTGCAGGGCATCGTCGGGTACGTGCCGCTGCACGAGCCCGCGCGTGCCGCCGAGCGTCTCGCCGACCTGCAGCGACGACCGCGCTTCTGCGGCGTGCGCAACCTCATCCACGACCGCCCTGACGCGCACTGGCTCCGGCGACCCGACGTCGACGAGAGCCTCGGCCTGCTCGCTGCGGCCGGCGTGCCGTTCGACGTCGTCGGCGTGCTGCCAGAGCACCTCGAGGCCGTGCTGGCGATCTCGGAGCGGCATCCGGAACTCGACCTCGTGATCGACCACCTGAACAAGCCGCCGATCGGCGCGGCCGCGACCGCGACCGACGCGTGGCAGACGTGGGCGTCGCTCCTGGCCCGCGTCGCCGAGAACCCGCGCGTGCGCGGCAAGGTCTCGGGGCTCTACGCCTCGACCGGTGACCCCGCCTCGTGGACCGTCGACACGATCCGTCCAGTGTTCGACCACGCCCTCGACGTCTTCGGGCCCGACCGCCTCATGTACGGCGGCGACTGGCCCGTCTCGCTCATCGCGGGCGGCTACACGCGGGTCTGGCAGGGCATCTCCGAGCTCGTCGCCGACCTGACCGAGACCGAACGCACCGACATCCTCGCGGGAACCGCCCGCAGGTTCTACTCCCTTCCCCACCTGGAGGTCCTCGATGACTGA